The following proteins are encoded in a genomic region of Arachis stenosperma cultivar V10309 chromosome 4, arast.V10309.gnm1.PFL2, whole genome shotgun sequence:
- the LOC130974138 gene encoding uncharacterized protein LOC130974138, translating to METIEIPSLDFGSSAPSSSSSLSSSSLVSPPSNNITCIDRELYKAAVEGNFKEFINVQSIESILTPNKNTVLHVHLTSTETTPSLLPLPFLLKIRIKFQNLIRYKSIKQEPVSERFVQQILDKCEGLLLLPNIKGETPLHLAAREKAFKS from the exons ATGGAGACCATAGAAATCCCAAGTCTGGATTTTGGTTCGTctgctccttcttcttcttcgtctttGTCATCGTCATCACTAGTATCACCACCCAGCAACAATATCACATGTATCGATCGTGAGCTTTACAAGGCTGCAGTTGAAGGAAATTTCAAGGAATTCATCAATGTCCAAAGCATTGAGTCTATCCTCACACCAAACAAAAACACGGTCCTTCACGTGCACTTAACATCCACAGAAACAACTCCAAGTCTACTTCCACTACCATTCCTCCTAAAGATTcgaattaaatttcaaaatctaaTCAGATACAAAAGTATCAAACAAGAACCCGTTTCAGAACGTTTCGTACAACAGATTTTAGACAAGTGTGAAGGTCTACTTCTGCTTCCCAACATCAAAGGAGAAACGCCCCTTCACTTGGCTGCTAG AGAAAAGGCTTTTAAGAGCTGA